The following coding sequences lie in one Jonesia denitrificans DSM 20603 genomic window:
- a CDS encoding sigma-70 family RNA polymerase sigma factor, with protein sequence MSTMTDTQERLVTENLHLVGYHVNDMLVRLPSHVTRDELSSAGQFALVQAARNFDPSSGVPFARFAAIRIKGALVDELRSMDWVSRGVRKKIRDLNQVSDTLTATLGRTPTRQELATALGVPLSDIDDARDQAATKVLSFEGYDGALAEVLPTREVGPEAALIASEQIVYLKSAVSALPERLRAIVEQIFFEEKSVTEIAESLGVTQSRVSQLRAEAMVLLRDGMNAHLNPDRVPTPEREGGVVHRRREKYFAEIGERVQATITASKVAQSVRAAEAAVVDALNGGTPHAEPTFATTA encoded by the coding sequence ATGAGCACCATGACAGACACCCAAGAGCGCCTCGTGACCGAGAACTTGCATCTTGTTGGCTACCACGTCAACGATATGCTCGTGCGCCTGCCCAGCCACGTCACACGTGACGAACTGTCCTCAGCCGGACAATTCGCTCTCGTGCAAGCAGCCCGCAACTTCGACCCCTCAAGCGGGGTCCCGTTCGCGCGGTTCGCAGCGATCCGAATCAAGGGCGCCCTCGTCGATGAACTGCGATCCATGGATTGGGTATCACGCGGAGTTCGCAAAAAAATCCGCGACCTCAACCAGGTGTCTGACACACTGACCGCAACCCTTGGCCGAACCCCCACCCGCCAAGAGCTTGCTACCGCACTCGGTGTCCCCCTCAGCGACATTGACGATGCTCGCGACCAGGCAGCCACGAAGGTGCTCAGCTTCGAAGGGTACGACGGTGCGCTCGCCGAGGTTCTCCCCACCCGTGAGGTTGGTCCAGAAGCGGCGCTCATCGCTTCCGAACAAATCGTCTACCTCAAGTCAGCTGTCTCTGCTCTCCCCGAACGCCTCCGCGCCATTGTGGAGCAAATTTTCTTCGAGGAAAAGTCTGTCACAGAGATCGCCGAATCCTTGGGTGTCACGCAGTCACGTGTCTCACAGCTGCGTGCTGAAGCCATGGTGCTTCTGCGCGACGGGATGAACGCACACCTGAACCCCGACCGTGTGCCAACCCCAGAACGTGAAGGTGGTGTTGTCCACCGCCGCCGCGAAAAGTACTTCGCTGAGATCGGTGAACGAGTCCAAGCAACAATTACCGCATCAAAGGTGGCACAGTCTGTGCGCGCCGCCGAGGCAGCTGTCGTGGACGCGCTCAACGGCGGCACTCCACACGCAGAGCCAACGTTCGCCACCACAGCGTAA
- the flgN gene encoding flagellar export chaperone FlgN, with protein MDLSTLNSLLWNERQLLELLLFKLEEEQLLLAAGKSRWLSHATREVENVLEQIRGAELAREVETTHVAAQLGLPTHATLLDICERAEDPWGELLTSHRQALLTLVSEIDALSTGNKELLTTAQRAISETIAHYQRDEKTYDHTGATRSTTDSPAQIFDQSL; from the coding sequence ATGGACCTGTCCACACTCAACAGCTTGCTGTGGAACGAACGGCAGTTGCTTGAGCTGTTGCTCTTCAAGCTCGAAGAGGAACAACTCCTCCTTGCAGCTGGAAAGTCCCGTTGGTTGTCCCACGCAACACGTGAAGTGGAAAATGTCCTCGAACAAATTCGTGGGGCAGAACTCGCACGTGAAGTCGAAACCACCCACGTCGCTGCGCAACTCGGTCTCCCCACACACGCCACGCTCCTGGACATCTGCGAACGCGCAGAAGACCCATGGGGGGAACTCCTCACCTCCCACCGGCAGGCACTGCTCACTCTCGTGTCCGAGATTGATGCGCTATCCACAGGCAACAAAGAACTTCTCACCACCGCACAGCGTGCGATCTCCGAAACGATCGCCCACTACCAGCGCGACGAAAAAACCTACGACCACACCGGTGCGACACGGTCGACCACCGACTCCCCAGCACAGATCTTTGATCAGAGCCTCTAA
- the flgK gene encoding flagellar hook-associated protein FlgK → MSTFSGLSTALSSLNAQRAAMEITGQNIANVNTPGYTRQRADMTPVSAGQTASLFSQGAKIGNGVRITDISRLGDIFLDARVRTTTSSASYLTARAEVYERLESTINEPSDDGISAQLNKLWTSFQDLSNNPQTLATKQVVLENAKQVQQGIASGYSAVSTQWNQVRAEVEAHVTEVNTTATAVAELNGQIRQTLVSGGNPNELIDQRGQLLNSLSALTGSTVRFQDDGTADVYVGGNPLVQANASRTLTVAGATAITGATDAASAVKVVWDRPGNPAVSFDGGQIAGKLSALAPATDGGILTTAANHYNTIAESLADKVNALHNAPPLFDLGAGPYAATLSVAITNPADIQAGAVGAGDFDGSVADALSQLGIATDGPDALWQTAAIATGVAAKATADSATVAYAAQSTAEGLHIAATSVDTDEETVNLLSYQRAYQAAARVMTTVDEMLDQLINRTGVVGR, encoded by the coding sequence ATGAGCACCTTCTCGGGACTGTCTACTGCCCTCTCCTCCCTCAACGCACAACGCGCTGCAATGGAGATCACTGGGCAGAACATCGCGAATGTCAACACGCCCGGTTACACTCGGCAACGTGCTGACATGACCCCTGTGTCTGCAGGTCAAACGGCTTCCCTCTTTTCACAGGGCGCAAAGATCGGGAACGGTGTGCGGATCACAGACATTTCACGGCTAGGCGACATCTTCCTCGACGCCCGCGTACGCACCACCACCTCATCGGCGAGTTACCTCACTGCACGAGCGGAGGTGTATGAACGTCTCGAATCCACCATCAACGAACCTTCGGACGACGGAATCTCAGCGCAACTCAACAAGTTGTGGACATCGTTTCAAGACTTATCGAACAACCCTCAAACTCTGGCAACCAAACAAGTCGTGTTGGAAAACGCCAAGCAAGTTCAACAAGGCATTGCCTCCGGTTACTCGGCGGTGTCAACCCAATGGAACCAAGTGCGCGCTGAAGTGGAAGCACACGTCACCGAGGTCAACACCACTGCAACCGCCGTCGCGGAACTCAACGGACAAATCCGCCAGACGCTCGTCTCCGGCGGCAACCCCAACGAACTCATTGACCAACGAGGCCAGTTACTGAACTCCTTGAGCGCGTTGACCGGCTCAACAGTTCGCTTTCAAGACGACGGCACCGCCGACGTCTACGTCGGTGGGAACCCCCTGGTCCAAGCCAACGCCTCTCGCACACTGACCGTTGCTGGTGCTACCGCCATCACCGGCGCCACGGACGCCGCATCAGCAGTCAAGGTTGTGTGGGATCGCCCCGGTAACCCTGCCGTCAGCTTCGACGGCGGGCAAATTGCCGGGAAACTCAGCGCCCTCGCACCCGCCACTGACGGCGGTATCCTCACAACCGCAGCGAACCACTACAACACCATTGCCGAATCCCTGGCAGACAAAGTCAACGCACTACACAACGCCCCTCCCCTGTTTGACCTGGGGGCTGGGCCATACGCGGCAACGTTGAGCGTTGCCATCACCAACCCTGCTGACATCCAAGCTGGTGCAGTGGGCGCCGGTGACTTTGATGGCTCTGTTGCCGATGCGCTGTCCCAGTTGGGGATCGCCACCGACGGACCAGATGCGTTGTGGCAAACCGCGGCGATCGCAACAGGTGTGGCAGCAAAAGCCACCGCAGACTCAGCAACAGTGGCCTACGCAGCACAATCCACCGCTGAGGGTCTGCACATCGCAGCGACATCGGTGGACACGGACGAGGAAACCGTCAACCTCCTCAGCTACCAGCGCGCCTATCAAGCAGCGGCACGTGTCATGACGACCGTGGACGAAATGCTTGACCAGCTCATCAACCGGACAGGAGTGGTGGGACGATGA
- the flgL gene encoding flagellar hook-associated protein FlgL yields the protein MISRVTQQSAQRSVLANMQKNLSAMAKLQEQASSGKKIAKVSDDPARASDSMSLRAERAATQQYTRNAQDGLSWLNVIDSSLTSTASMLRRARDLTVQGSNLGTMSAQAREAVAAEIDGIKAGIMEQANTQYLGRSVFAGTSSAGHAFEDTGTGYAFTGAAGTSVERRIAADVTVRVDADGASVFGDPTETDPASPNYNVFVLLDDIANTLRTGGDPQSALNQLDTRIDAVLNTATTVGARTNQVESAISLTSYKSETLRTDISSVEDIDLAQTIMDLKLQEVAYQSSLNASARVLQPTLLDFLR from the coding sequence ATGATCTCTCGCGTCACCCAGCAGTCAGCGCAACGCAGTGTGCTGGCCAACATGCAGAAGAACCTTTCCGCGATGGCCAAACTCCAAGAGCAAGCCTCCTCAGGGAAGAAAATCGCGAAGGTCTCCGATGACCCAGCACGCGCATCGGACTCGATGTCGTTACGTGCGGAACGTGCCGCCACTCAGCAGTACACTCGTAACGCTCAGGATGGGTTGTCGTGGTTGAACGTCATTGACTCCTCGCTCACGTCCACTGCGTCCATGTTGCGTCGTGCCCGTGACCTCACCGTCCAAGGGTCAAACTTGGGAACAATGTCAGCACAAGCCCGCGAGGCAGTTGCCGCAGAAATTGACGGCATCAAAGCCGGCATCATGGAGCAGGCGAACACCCAGTATTTGGGCCGTTCCGTGTTTGCTGGTACCTCAAGTGCTGGTCACGCGTTCGAAGACACGGGGACCGGGTACGCATTCACAGGTGCTGCCGGCACCAGTGTGGAGCGTCGGATCGCCGCTGACGTCACTGTCCGGGTCGACGCTGATGGCGCAAGCGTTTTTGGTGACCCCACCGAAACTGACCCAGCCTCCCCCAACTACAACGTCTTTGTGCTCCTTGACGACATTGCGAACACGCTACGCACCGGTGGTGACCCGCAATCAGCGCTCAACCAACTGGATACACGCATCGACGCTGTTCTCAACACGGCCACGACAGTTGGTGCCCGCACCAACCAGGTGGAGTCAGCAATTTCGCTGACCAGCTACAAATCCGAAACGTTGCGCACAGACATTTCCTCAGTTGAGGACATTGACCTGGCACAAACAATCATGGACCTCAAACTCCAAGAAGTTGCCTACCAAAGCTCCCTCAACGCCTCAGCACGCGTGCTGCAGCCGACCCTTTTGGACTTCCTGCGATGA
- a CDS encoding flagellar assembly protein FliW produces the protein MTIPHTLTFLAPLPGIGVMNEVTVEPLDDAGLLFAARDQSDRRLFLLDPAPYFQDYTPTLTGETLSELGTDTPDIYVIVTPGGEHSGPSANLLAPIAVNPVSHAALQVILADEWPVRAPLTAA, from the coding sequence ATGACCATTCCTCACACGCTGACGTTCCTTGCGCCCCTGCCCGGCATTGGGGTCATGAACGAGGTCACTGTTGAACCTCTTGACGATGCGGGGCTGCTTTTCGCGGCCCGTGACCAGTCGGATCGCCGGTTGTTCCTCTTGGATCCGGCGCCCTATTTTCAGGATTACACCCCCACTCTCACCGGTGAAACTCTCAGCGAATTGGGAACCGACACCCCAGATATTTATGTCATTGTCACTCCTGGTGGGGAGCATTCTGGTCCATCTGCGAATTTGCTTGCCCCGATCGCGGTGAACCCGGTCAGTCACGCCGCGCTGCAAGTCATTCTTGCTGACGAATGGCCAGTACGTGCTCCGCTGACAGCGGCATAA
- a CDS encoding EAL and HDOD domain-containing protein, with product MDETLTAPAHRASLNRLGIFSQDGAVLGYVLLPVPGDPARMIGTPEANTRLERAYEALALTDILGPRARAFVWATEKMFTDPAEFTEVPNLAGLIISPWHAGRPDASDRAMLMRELHLGCLLADFTGTPGQLALLPFAHYVIIDFSRDDAEELTERARNANVSVIASYAYDRTRLKSAWKSGAQFAIGTVYRAKGPDSTKPMTPGELQCLSAIRILGEDDPDLNQVADILSTDPEIMLRILHMVNSASTGITQRVDSIHRAAVLLGPTRIMPLVMASLISARVHDMDGLWFLLTRAAAVRELSGAEAGYTTGLISALAYESGVDAETLVSTTRVSPDVTAAVLHGEGPLGQALRAIVAHEIGNYDAVRATGYDIASVADAYLTALPWALATLRALYSQ from the coding sequence ATGGATGAGACTCTGACTGCCCCGGCGCACCGTGCTTCGCTCAACCGGTTGGGCATTTTTTCACAGGATGGGGCCGTGTTAGGTTACGTGCTTCTTCCTGTTCCGGGAGACCCGGCACGGATGATTGGCACCCCTGAGGCAAACACACGACTTGAGCGAGCCTACGAGGCACTGGCGTTGACGGACATTCTTGGTCCGCGTGCCCGAGCGTTTGTGTGGGCCACGGAAAAGATGTTCACAGACCCGGCGGAGTTCACTGAGGTTCCCAACCTTGCCGGGCTCATTATTAGCCCGTGGCATGCTGGTCGCCCTGATGCATCCGACCGGGCCATGCTCATGCGGGAACTCCACCTGGGGTGTCTCCTGGCGGACTTCACCGGCACACCAGGACAACTCGCTCTGCTCCCCTTCGCGCACTACGTCATTATCGATTTTTCCCGCGACGACGCTGAAGAACTCACCGAACGAGCTCGCAACGCGAACGTCTCTGTCATCGCCTCATACGCGTATGACCGCACACGCCTGAAGTCGGCGTGGAAATCGGGAGCCCAGTTCGCTATTGGGACGGTGTACCGGGCGAAGGGCCCAGACTCCACAAAACCCATGACTCCCGGCGAGCTGCAGTGCCTCTCGGCGATCCGTATCCTCGGTGAAGACGACCCAGACCTCAACCAAGTTGCCGATATTTTGTCGACTGACCCCGAAATTATGCTCCGCATTTTGCACATGGTGAACTCCGCAAGCACCGGGATCACCCAGCGCGTTGATTCCATACACCGGGCTGCTGTCCTGCTTGGACCAACCCGCATTATGCCGCTGGTGATGGCATCCCTCATCTCAGCGCGTGTCCACGACATGGATGGCCTGTGGTTCCTGCTCACACGGGCCGCCGCAGTGCGCGAACTCTCCGGGGCGGAAGCCGGCTACACAACCGGTCTTATCTCTGCGCTCGCCTACGAGTCTGGGGTTGATGCCGAAACATTGGTGTCCACCACACGGGTGTCACCTGATGTCACAGCTGCCGTGCTCCATGGGGAAGGCCCCTTAGGTCAGGCCCTGCGGGCAATTGTTGCCCACGAAATCGGGAATTACGACGCAGTGCGTGCAACCGGTTACGACATCGCGAGCGTTGCTGACGCTTACCTCACTGCACTGCCCTGGGCGTTGGCTACCCTGCGCGCTCTGTACTCTCAGTAG
- a CDS encoding DUF3027 domain-containing protein, protein MTPPPAPRKPRAPRQDAILAQSVELARDAAVHAADHPDDVGDFAGLVMEGERLAALQFAATMRGYVGWNWTVVLARAPRARTATVCEVTLLPGEGALLPPAWLPWADRLQPGDIGPGDVLPFVEGDPRLTPGYTPTGNEDEDRVAIEELALARARVLSEDGRAQAAERWYRGEQGPRSAGSLQSAAGCGSCGFLIPLQGTLGQVFGVCANEWSPDDGRVVALGHGCGAHSETDVPHRVSEWPANAPLIDEESIEQVTTS, encoded by the coding sequence ATGACACCTCCTCCTGCTCCCCGTAAACCGCGGGCTCCGCGCCAGGACGCAATCCTTGCCCAATCCGTTGAGCTCGCCCGCGACGCCGCTGTTCACGCGGCAGATCACCCTGATGATGTGGGTGACTTTGCAGGACTTGTTATGGAAGGCGAACGACTCGCCGCGTTACAGTTCGCGGCGACAATGCGCGGATATGTGGGCTGGAACTGGACAGTGGTCCTCGCGCGCGCACCGCGAGCGAGGACCGCGACAGTGTGCGAGGTGACCCTTCTTCCTGGAGAGGGAGCACTGCTACCTCCAGCGTGGTTGCCGTGGGCTGATCGGTTGCAACCTGGTGACATCGGACCAGGAGATGTCCTTCCCTTCGTTGAGGGTGACCCTCGGCTAACGCCGGGGTACACACCTACCGGGAACGAGGACGAAGACCGGGTTGCGATTGAGGAACTTGCTCTTGCCCGGGCTCGTGTGCTGTCTGAAGACGGGCGCGCACAAGCTGCTGAGCGGTGGTATCGCGGGGAACAGGGGCCACGGTCGGCTGGTTCGCTTCAGTCTGCGGCAGGATGCGGCTCGTGTGGTTTCCTCATCCCATTGCAAGGGACCCTGGGGCAGGTATTTGGGGTGTGCGCGAACGAATGGTCACCTGATGACGGTCGTGTTGTTGCGTTAGGTCATGGCTGTGGCGCCCATTCTGAAACCGATGTGCCGCACCGGGTCTCTGAATGGCCGGCGAACGCGCCCCTCATCGATGAGGAGTCCATCGAACAGGTGACAACCTCCTAA
- a CDS encoding cold-shock protein: MPTGKVKFFDAERGFGFITGDDGHQVFLHTTALPTDAPAPKPGARVEYGVADGRKGPQALSVRYLDPPPSVVRATRKPADEMAVVVEDVIKLLDAVGNQLRRGRYPDKASATKTANVLRAIADSLEA, from the coding sequence GTGCCAACCGGTAAGGTCAAGTTCTTCGACGCAGAGCGTGGGTTTGGATTCATCACAGGCGACGATGGTCACCAGGTGTTCCTCCACACCACAGCACTGCCCACTGACGCGCCCGCTCCGAAACCAGGTGCGCGAGTCGAGTACGGTGTTGCCGACGGTCGTAAAGGCCCCCAGGCCTTGTCCGTGCGTTACCTGGATCCACCGCCCTCTGTGGTTCGTGCAACACGGAAACCAGCCGACGAAATGGCTGTCGTTGTTGAAGACGTCATCAAACTTCTTGATGCGGTGGGAAACCAACTCCGTCGTGGACGGTACCCCGACAAAGCATCTGCCACGAAAACCGCGAACGTGCTCCGTGCCATCGCTGACTCTCTTGAGGCTTAA
- a CDS encoding helicase-associated domain-containing protein has product MVSFIDVVRGMDHDALARLFHARPDVASPSPGTLTSLAARVTSPGSIRLCLSTLSRPYLDVLEAVAILQSLHVSTDDDTIAHALDSHDVIGPRGPLTLRTLLDTLDALALTYPHNARGERRLAPGVADALGPFPAGFGPAAPEGYSGPTTKNDLISALSPAVQDDALTVITTLTWGPPIARVPRDLMTRTTLTPTHAALRELVACGALLTPEPGTVVLVRDLAFALRDHRTHRGLTPWPAHASSSLTPHPHTPAVTAPHTALTCATHALDTIRHLEHLLTELAHRPAATVRSGALAARELKRLSEALAQPPVTIARLLEVGYAARLLRRDDNEPHDIRPTLAAKSWLGHDTPTRFAELVTWWLASSRTTWTMIDDDGKVTSVVDPTRHDPWVSTTKQHLLTVMDAAGNGATRGLVDACLTWCTPRHTAPSDIITGILDEARFLGVVTDHVLLPGLAEHGPAQALTDALPQPVTQCIIQGDLTVLVPGLPDPSLDDLLTACADIDSRANATTGRFTSESIARAFDRGWSSESLLAQLTQVSVTGIPQPLDYLVRDVARRHGSIRVGGLASYVRLADDALVAAVRASPALRTAGLFELAPRVLGSALPVAHLVGSLRDAGFSVVVEDHAGAIVVADDVPVRGFIPVRAVARRGEAPEGLHGVGSEPVAAVAWAPVTEITDGQVEQHTQLARAVRAAEDASLSHGYGDSPRPEDQEGPGVSSESSSDPVDGNTGGGRSPHAHGRDGTKHLHEGAAVVGDHVLRLRDAIDSGMNVDIDLVDSHGQITTRTVRPLTLDSGRLRVLDPARDVELIIAVHRIVHVQETS; this is encoded by the coding sequence ATGGTGAGTTTTATCGATGTGGTGCGCGGGATGGATCATGACGCCCTGGCCCGGCTATTCCATGCCCGCCCGGATGTCGCCTCTCCCTCCCCCGGAACCCTCACCTCGCTTGCCGCACGTGTCACCAGCCCAGGCAGCATTCGTCTGTGTTTATCCACGCTCTCACGCCCCTACCTTGACGTGCTCGAAGCAGTCGCAATTCTCCAATCCCTGCACGTGTCGACCGACGACGACACCATCGCCCACGCCCTCGACTCCCATGACGTCATCGGACCACGTGGACCGCTCACCCTTCGCACACTTCTTGACACTCTTGATGCACTCGCCCTCACCTACCCACACAATGCCCGTGGTGAGCGCCGCCTCGCACCAGGAGTTGCGGACGCACTAGGCCCCTTCCCCGCCGGATTCGGCCCTGCCGCCCCTGAAGGCTACAGCGGCCCCACCACCAAGAACGATCTCATCAGCGCGCTCAGTCCCGCTGTCCAGGATGATGCACTCACCGTGATTACCACGTTGACGTGGGGGCCGCCTATTGCCCGAGTCCCCCGGGATCTGATGACACGCACCACCCTGACCCCCACCCATGCGGCGTTACGTGAACTTGTCGCCTGTGGGGCGCTCCTCACCCCCGAACCAGGAACTGTTGTCCTCGTCCGCGACCTCGCATTTGCTCTTCGTGATCACCGCACCCACCGTGGTTTGACGCCCTGGCCGGCCCACGCATCGTCAAGCCTGACACCCCACCCCCACACTCCTGCCGTCACGGCACCCCACACCGCGCTCACCTGTGCCACCCACGCACTTGACACCATCCGCCATCTCGAACATCTCCTCACTGAGCTGGCGCACCGCCCTGCCGCAACGGTTCGCTCAGGCGCGCTGGCAGCGCGCGAGCTGAAACGGCTGAGTGAAGCCCTCGCCCAGCCCCCTGTCACCATTGCGCGGCTCCTTGAGGTGGGCTACGCGGCCCGGCTCCTTCGCCGCGATGACAATGAACCCCACGACATTCGCCCGACCCTTGCCGCCAAATCCTGGCTTGGACATGACACCCCCACCCGGTTCGCTGAGCTTGTGACCTGGTGGTTGGCCAGTTCGCGCACCACGTGGACAATGATCGACGATGACGGGAAAGTCACCAGCGTCGTGGATCCTACCCGGCACGACCCGTGGGTGAGCACCACCAAGCAGCATCTTCTGACTGTCATGGACGCGGCAGGCAATGGCGCCACCCGTGGCCTCGTGGACGCCTGTTTGACGTGGTGCACACCGCGCCACACTGCACCGAGTGACATCATCACAGGGATCCTCGATGAAGCCCGTTTCCTCGGTGTGGTCACAGACCACGTTCTTCTCCCGGGTCTTGCTGAACACGGGCCTGCGCAAGCCCTGACGGACGCGTTACCCCAGCCCGTCACCCAGTGCATTATTCAAGGTGACCTCACTGTTCTTGTTCCCGGGTTACCGGACCCAAGTTTGGACGATCTGCTCACTGCCTGCGCCGACATTGACTCACGTGCCAACGCAACCACTGGGCGATTCACCTCCGAGTCCATTGCCCGTGCGTTTGATCGCGGCTGGTCAAGCGAGTCACTACTCGCCCAGTTGACTCAGGTGTCCGTCACCGGGATTCCCCAACCGTTGGATTACCTGGTGCGGGATGTGGCGCGCCGCCATGGCAGTATCCGGGTGGGAGGGTTGGCCAGTTACGTGCGTTTAGCTGACGATGCGCTTGTTGCTGCAGTGCGTGCGTCACCGGCGTTACGCACAGCAGGGTTGTTCGAGTTGGCGCCCCGAGTTCTTGGCAGCGCGTTGCCGGTTGCTCACTTGGTGGGTTCGTTGCGTGATGCCGGGTTTTCCGTGGTGGTCGAGGACCATGCTGGCGCGATTGTGGTGGCGGACGATGTGCCTGTTCGCGGGTTCATTCCGGTGCGTGCTGTTGCTCGCCGTGGAGAGGCTCCCGAGGGGTTGCACGGGGTGGGGTCCGAACCGGTTGCTGCGGTGGCGTGGGCACCAGTTACGGAGATCACCGACGGCCAAGTGGAGCAGCATACTCAGCTTGCGCGTGCTGTTCGGGCGGCGGAAGACGCGTCACTATCTCACGGGTACGGGGATTCGCCTCGCCCAGAGGACCAGGAAGGCCCTGGGGTGAGTTCAGAGTCCTCATCGGACCCGGTCGATGGGAACACCGGGGGAGGCCGGTCGCCTCACGCGCACGGTCGCGACGGCACCAAGCACCTACATGAGGGTGCTGCGGTCGTGGGCGACCACGTGTTGCGGTTACGGGACGCGATCGACTCCGGAATGAATGTGGACATTGATCTTGTTGATTCACACGGGCAGATCACAACCCGCACTGTTCGCCCGTTGACCCTCGATTCTGGTCGGCTTCGTGTTCTTGACCCTGCCCGCGATGTGGAACTGATCATCGCGGTTCACCGAATCGTTCATGTTCAGGAGACCTCATGA
- a CDS encoding DNA repair helicase XPB: MTDGPLIVQSDKSLLLDVAHPLADDARRAIAPFAELERAPEHIHTYRLTPLGLWNARAAGMDAESAVNVLITYSRFPVPHSVLVDIAETMARYGRLTLMHHPTHGLVLRSTDPAVLAEITAAARTKKYLGQRVDDDTVVVHPSDRGNVKQALIKLGWPADDQAGYVNGEAHPITLTRDDPRTHTSWDLRPYQQHATDAFTSGGSGVVVLPCGAGKTLVGAAAMANISTTTLILVTNTVSARQWRTELLARTSLTEDEIGEYSGTTKEIRPVTIATYQVLTSRRKGAYTHLDLFGARDWGLIIYDEVHLLPAPVFRMTADLQARRRLGLTATLVREDGREDEVFSLIGPKRYDAPWKDIEAQGYIAPADCTEIRFTLSNAERLTYATAEPDDKYRFAASAPAKTHIVEHIVAQHAGEPTLVIGQYLDQLEDIAQRLDAPLITGKTPVKERQRLFDAFRAGELTTLVVSKVANFSLDLPEATIAVQVSGSFGSRQEEAQRLGRIMRPKADGRRAHFYTIVARDTVDQDFAAHRQRFLAEQGYAYTIVDADIDSQESASDT; the protein is encoded by the coding sequence ATGACTGATGGCCCCCTCATTGTCCAAAGTGATAAGTCACTCTTGTTGGATGTGGCGCATCCGCTGGCTGATGACGCTCGCCGCGCGATCGCCCCGTTCGCAGAGTTGGAGCGGGCGCCTGAGCATATCCACACGTATCGGCTGACACCATTGGGGTTGTGGAACGCGCGGGCTGCTGGCATGGACGCGGAGTCGGCTGTCAATGTCCTCATCACCTACTCGCGTTTTCCAGTCCCTCACAGCGTGTTGGTGGACATCGCGGAAACGATGGCCAGGTACGGTCGCCTTACCTTGATGCACCATCCCACCCATGGGTTAGTTCTTCGGTCCACTGATCCTGCAGTGTTGGCAGAAATTACTGCTGCGGCTCGGACAAAAAAGTACTTGGGTCAGCGTGTGGATGACGACACGGTGGTTGTGCACCCTTCAGACCGGGGAAATGTGAAGCAGGCACTGATCAAACTGGGATGGCCTGCTGATGATCAGGCCGGCTACGTGAACGGTGAAGCACACCCCATCACGTTGACCCGTGATGATCCGCGTACCCACACGTCATGGGATTTACGCCCGTACCAGCAGCATGCGACTGATGCGTTTACCTCTGGTGGTTCGGGGGTTGTGGTGTTGCCGTGCGGGGCGGGGAAAACCCTCGTGGGTGCCGCAGCGATGGCGAACATTTCCACAACAACACTCATTTTGGTGACCAATACTGTCTCAGCCCGGCAGTGGCGGACTGAACTCCTTGCCCGTACGAGCCTCACTGAGGACGAAATTGGGGAGTATTCGGGAACAACAAAAGAGATTCGCCCAGTCACGATTGCGACTTATCAAGTCCTGACTTCGCGACGCAAGGGTGCTTACACTCACCTGGATCTGTTTGGGGCTCGCGACTGGGGTCTGATCATTTACGACGAGGTCCACCTATTGCCGGCACCTGTGTTCCGGATGACTGCGGACCTCCAAGCGCGTAGGCGCCTTGGTCTGACCGCTACCCTGGTGCGCGAGGACGGTCGGGAAGACGAAGTGTTCTCCCTCATTGGCCCCAAACGGTATGACGCACCGTGGAAAGACATTGAAGCGCAAGGGTATATCGCCCCGGCTGATTGCACAGAGATCAGATTCACGTTGTCCAACGCGGAACGGCTGACGTACGCCACTGCTGAACCGGATGACAAGTATCGGTTTGCTGCGAGCGCCCCGGCAAAAACACACATTGTGGAGCACATTGTGGCTCAGCATGCGGGGGAACCCACTCTTGTCATCGGGCAATATTTGGACCAGTTAGAGGATATTGCTCAGCGGCTTGACGCACCGCTCATCACAGGGAAAACACCGGTCAAGGAACGACAGCGGCTTTTCGATGCGTTTCGTGCTGGGGAGTTGACCACTCTTGTCGTGTCGAAGGTGGCGAACTTTTCCTTGGATCTGCCTGAGGCGACGATTGCCGTACAGGTGTCGGGGTCGTTTGGTTCCCGGCAGGAAGAAGCTCAGCGGTTGGGGCGCATTATGCGCCCGAAAGCTGATGGACGACGCGCCCATTTCTACACGATTGTGGCCCGGGACACGGTGGACCAAGATTTTGCAGCGCATCGGCAGCGGTTCTTGGCGGAACAGGGGTATGCGTACACGATTGTTGATGCGGACATTGACTCGCAGGAGTCCGCGTCGGACACGTAA